One Nitrospirota bacterium DNA segment encodes these proteins:
- a CDS encoding formylglycine-generating enzyme family protein has protein sequence MCVRTFLSFVVLSLLVALEIQPVPTPAASSSDPKTLPTEITGQDGAPMVLVPAGPFPMGVPAGDRDGGRDEYPRHEVYLDAFYIDKYEVTNGRYLAFVKATGHRVPQNPKNPTRNLWQGVAISESLIDRPVINVDWYDAEAYCKWAGKRLPTEAEWEKAAKGTEDRRFPWGNVEPTAKHLNFNQQWIGEKTLMPVGSYEAGKSPYGAYDMAGNVWEWVADWYDPSYYEKSPAKNPKGPDTGTHKVIRSSGWQVETPLVRIFTRVKSDPTIRNESTGFRCAKDAVVK, from the coding sequence ATGTGCGTTCGAACCTTTCTCTCGTTCGTCGTCCTGTCTCTGTTGGTCGCTCTTGAGATCCAGCCCGTCCCAACCCCGGCCGCCTCGTCGTCGGATCCGAAGACACTTCCGACCGAGATCACCGGCCAAGACGGCGCGCCGATGGTCCTGGTACCCGCTGGGCCTTTCCCCATGGGCGTGCCGGCCGGCGACCGGGACGGCGGTCGCGATGAGTATCCCCGCCATGAGGTCTACTTGGATGCCTTCTACATCGATAAATACGAAGTCACCAACGGTCGGTACCTGGCGTTCGTTAAAGCCACCGGCCATCGCGTGCCGCAAAACCCCAAGAATCCCACCCGCAACCTGTGGCAAGGGGTCGCCATTTCCGAGTCCTTGATCGACCGGCCCGTCATCAACGTCGATTGGTACGACGCGGAGGCCTACTGCAAGTGGGCCGGCAAGCGACTGCCGACCGAAGCCGAATGGGAAAAAGCCGCCAAGGGGACGGAGGACCGGCGCTTCCCCTGGGGCAACGTCGAACCGACGGCCAAGCACCTCAACTTCAACCAACAATGGATCGGCGAGAAAACGCTCATGCCGGTCGGCAGTTACGAAGCGGGCAAGAGCCCCTATGGCGCCTACGACATGGCGGGCAACGTCTGGGAATGGGTGGCGGACTGGTACGACCCCTCATACTACGAGAAAAGCCCGGCCAAGAACCCCAAAGGCCCCGACACCGGCACGCACAAGGTGATCCGCAGTTCGGGCTGGCAGGTCGAGACGCCGCTGGTCCGGATCTTCACCCGGGTCAAAAGCGACCCGACGATCCGGAACGAGTCGACCGGATTCCGCTGCGCGAAGGACGCAGTGGTCAAGTAG
- a CDS encoding four helix bundle protein, with the protein MLRAGTAVAANYRAACRGRSKAEFVAKLGTVVEEADETLLWCELLEEAGIVTPEEIQAITKEAKELLAIFSTARKTAKARST; encoded by the coding sequence TTGCTTCGGGCGGGAACGGCCGTCGCCGCAAATTATCGAGCAGCTTGCCGGGGACGATCGAAAGCTGAATTCGTTGCGAAGCTCGGCACTGTCGTTGAAGAAGCGGATGAGACGCTACTCTGGTGTGAACTTCTAGAAGAAGCCGGGATTGTCACTCCCGAGGAAATCCAGGCGATCACGAAAGAGGCAAAAGAGCTTCTGGCAATATTCTCGACCGCTCGCAAGACGGCCAAAGCGCGAAGCACCTAA
- a CDS encoding uroporphyrinogen-III synthase produces MTSPDRRIAQSNFEGLTVAAFESRMGTEMARLIARHGGRPLVAPALREVPLDNNAEALRFGEQLLAGQVDVIILLTGVGTRALVDVLQTRYPLEAVKAALSRTCLVARGPKPVAVLKDLGLTPELTVPEPNTWRDILQALDVHKPVASLRVAVQEYGVSNAEFLEALAARGARVTRVPVYRWALPEDTGPLKQALNAILAGQVDVVLITNAAQVDHLMQLLEQDKKTDRFRQAVQRVVTASIGPTASERLRRYGLPVDLEPSHPKMGVLVKEASERARPLLDDKRRSASGDQR; encoded by the coding sequence ATGACTTCACCAGATCGCCGGATCGCTCAATCAAACTTCGAAGGACTGACGGTCGCCGCCTTCGAAAGCCGCATGGGAACCGAGATGGCGCGGTTGATCGCGCGGCATGGCGGCCGACCGCTCGTCGCCCCCGCGTTGCGCGAGGTCCCGCTGGACAACAACGCGGAGGCGCTCCGGTTCGGCGAGCAACTGCTGGCCGGTCAGGTGGATGTGATCATCCTGCTGACCGGCGTAGGGACACGCGCGCTGGTAGACGTGCTGCAGACCCGCTATCCGTTGGAGGCCGTCAAGGCGGCGCTCTCCCGCACGTGCCTCGTCGCGCGGGGGCCGAAGCCGGTGGCGGTTCTCAAAGACCTCGGTCTGACTCCCGAGCTGACCGTCCCGGAGCCCAACACCTGGCGCGACATCCTTCAGGCGCTCGATGTGCACAAGCCGGTCGCCAGCTTGCGGGTCGCGGTCCAGGAATACGGCGTCTCGAATGCGGAATTCCTGGAGGCGTTGGCCGCGCGCGGCGCGCGCGTGACACGGGTGCCCGTCTATCGGTGGGCGTTGCCGGAGGATACAGGCCCGCTCAAGCAGGCGCTGAACGCGATCCTAGCCGGCCAGGTGGACGTGGTGTTGATCACCAACGCGGCGCAAGTGGACCATCTGATGCAACTGCTGGAGCAGGACAAGAAGACGGACCGGTTTCGGCAAGCCGTGCAGCGAGTCGTGACGGCATCGATCGGCCCGACGGCCAGCGAGCGCCTCCGCCGCTACGGTCTGCCCGTGGACCTGGAACCTTCCCACCCCAAGATGGGCGTCCTGGTCAAGGAAGCCAGCGAGCGGGCGCGTCCCCTCCTCGATGACAAACGACGGAGTGCGTCAGGGGATCAGAGGTGA